The Flavobacterium sp. K5-23 genome segment TCAAGTCATGGAAGAAATCGAACAGCTATATCACAATGATTTTGGAATTGCATTCTACTGGAAAAAAGAAAGCGAAACCATTATAGATAAAATACAACTGGTCTTTAGGGAAACGGGATTCTACTTTACCGTTTCAGAGCTAACTACTTTTGGCTCTTTAATTGACGACAGCCTGATAAAGAATAATTGCTGTGATGTTTGTGCATTGAAAAATAACTGCGCCAAATTTTTACTAAAAACACCCTGTTCCCAAATTGATCTGGCGGTTTCTGTCAGCGAATTAAAATCGATAAAGGATTTAGTGGAAGGAACACTTTTTAAAGTAAATTTGGGCGAATACCTATACGGTGCTGGACTAAACTAGCGTTCAAACTTTTTAATTTCGAAAGTCTCCCCATCAAAAACGCCATAGGTAAAATAGCCAATCCAGTCTCCTAGATTAACGTACTCAGAATTTTCACCTACAGATAATTTCATAGGCAGATGACGGTGTCCAAAAACAAAATAATTGTAATGTTTCGTTTCCAGTTTTCTTTTGGCATACAAAATTAACCATTCGTTATCTTCACCCAAGAAAGTAACATCTTCGTCTCCAGAAATCAGTTTGTTTTTCACCGAAAGGTATTGTGCTAAACGCACTCCAATATCTGGATGCATCCATCTAAAAAACCATTTTGAGATTGGGTTTGTAAAGACTTTTTTCATTCGTTTGTATCCCATATCGCCGGGACCTTTTCCGTCACCATGACCGATAAGAAAAGTTTTACCGTTAAAAGTAAATTCTTTATTGTCGTGGTAAACAGGAATATTAAGCTCTTTCTGGAAATAGTCTTCCATCCATAAATCGTGGTTTCCCACAAAAAAATAAATAGGAATTCCACTATCTCGAATTTCCGCCAATTTTCCTAAAACCCTCACGAATCCTTTAGGGACAACCGTTTTATATTCGAACCAAAAGTCGAACAAATCACCTAATAGAAAAATAGCTTCGGCATCTTTTTTTACTTCGTCTAGCCAAGCAACAAATTTTTGTTCTCTTGGGAAACTGAGTTCAGCCGTAGGCGCACCAAAATGCTGATCAGAAGCGAAATATATTTTTTTATTGTTGGATAATTGCATGAAACTATAGTAACTCGTTTATATTATCACTCGCGTACCATTCAGCAAAAGAAGATTCGGTTTCCTGAAGTTTTAAAGAAAAAAGTTTAATTCCTAAAGGCAAACGGCTTATTATTCTTTTTGAAAAATCAATAACCATATTCTCACTTGTAGGCTGATAATCTACTAAAATCACATGATGCCCACGTGTTTTTAATTCCATTGCCAACTCAACGTGAGGTGTTGTTTCATTAAAAACTGTTGCGTGATCAAACTGATCTACAATTTCTTCTTTTACAATTTTCTTTAAGTCGGAGAAATCGATAACCATTCCAAATTTAACGTTAGAACGATCCGTAATAGGAGAACCAATTACGGTTACTGACAATTTATAACTATGCCCGTGGACATTTTTACATTTTCCGTCATAACCATATAAGGCGTGACCGGTTTCGAAATTAAATTGTTTTGTAATTCTGATATTGCTCATCGAGGTATAATTTTGAATGCAAATTTAGTGAATTGAGACGACAAATAAGTCTCAAATGTTGGGTTTCCTATTCTCCACTGCCTAGCCCTGATGGAAGCGGCATCCCACGCTTTTCGGCGTGGATACAGCGGACAGCAGGAAAAAGCTCCTAAAATAAATTAGAGATACGTCCTAACTCTTATTTCTTGAACTGATTTAATGCGTTTTTAGTAAAGTCGGAAAGTACTAACTGACCCGAAACGGCGGCTCTTTCCAGTAAAAGAGTATCCCAATGAGAAGTTCCTTCCCAGATTACTCTTTTCATTTCGATCAAGGCTTCCGGATTATAAGAGGCTAACTTTGAAGTGAATTTTTCTAGCTCAATGTCCATTTCCTCTTGGTCTTTTAACACTCTTGCATACAATCCTTTTTCATTAGCCCAAGCAGCTGATTTCCATTCGTGCGCGGCTAAAGACATTTCGCTCATAGCCGTTTTCCCAATTTTACGAGAAACTGCGGGTTCAATAACAAACGGGCCAATCCCTATGGCAAGCTCCGAAAGTTTTATGGCGCTATCGACAGTCGCAAAAGCATAGTCACAAGCGGACGCAATGCCCACGCCACCGCCAACGGTTTTCCCGTGAATACGACCAATGATAATCTTAGAACAGCTGCGCATCGCATTAATTAAATGTGCAAATCCCGAGAAAAAAGCAGTTCCTTCCACTTGATTAGAAACAGCCAGAAGCTCATCAAAAGAAGCACCAGCACAAAAAGCTCCACTCCCAACACTTCGCAAAACAATTACGGAAACATCTTGGTCATTGTTTAGTTTTTGAAATTCAGCAGTTAACAAATCGAGTTGGCGACGGGGGAAAGAATTACTTGCCGGATGCCCGAATTCAACCGTTGCAATATTATTGTTTATCGTTGTTGTAAGTGTGCCATTTATATCTTGAACATTCATTTTAGTAGTTTTTATGTAAAGTTATAAATATTCAGATTAATCAATCCTTTTTTCGAAAAATTGAGAGGTGTTTTGTTTTAAATTTGTTTTTTGAGTACTATAATATATTATATTTGCGCCATAATTCTGGGGGATTAGCTCATTTGGCTAGAGCGCTTGCCTGGCAGGCAAGAGGTGATCGGTTCGAATCCGATATTCTCCACAATAAACAAAGGGGTTAAGACGTATTTTGTCTAACCCCTTTTTTTATGTGCAGAAAATTTGCAGAAAAAAGCAACCATTTAGTTCTTCCTATTGGCTAGATAATTAGGAATTATATTTTTTGCCAAGTAACATCGGCTTTAATTCCGATCTTTCAGAGTAAAATTCTTTTCGAAATTTATTTCTCCTCTTTTCATTTATTATTTTAAACAAATTGCATTTACTGCTAAATTTTGAAATTCATTTTAAACGTCTAATAAACTTAGCATACAACTCAAGAATTACAACTATTTCATGAAGCTTTTATATAATGACTTTCAAATTCACAACATCATAATGCCTTATTTCAATTTATCATTTTCATTTTACAATCAATATTATATATATATATTACAATCTTAACTATTACTGATTTTGTAAACATATTATTCTAACGATTCCCATTGCTTTAAATTATTGTTTAGCTTATAGATTCCTTTATCTTGTATGGAAATAAAGACAGAACCTGATTTATTTATTGTGATTTTATTAAGTTTAATTAAATCATATTTGGATAAGTTATAGTTGTAATTACTCCATATCAACCCCTTACTAGTGCTTCCGTACACACCCAAAAGTTCAGCTTGACTCGTAACAATAGTATAATAGTTTGAACCTTTAGCCACTACTTCTGAGGTTCCTGAAACGGGTAGGCCATTGTTTAGCGGCAAACAATCTATATTGGAAAGCCAATAGATTCCATCCCACCATCTATTCATTAACAAAACGTTATCGTCTGTGACATACATGTTTCCTGTTGTACTCCATCCTTGCCCAGCCTTTGTATAATCATTGGACACCCAGTCAACTCCCTTGTTATTACTCCTATGAATGGTGAATAAATAAGTCGAATAATAAACATTTCCAGTTTTATCAACAGCAATGCATTGGGACTGGTTATTTGTTTCAGTAGTTTTAATTCTTGACCAGTTTTCTCCATTAAATCTAAATAAAGCAAAAGCTGTTGCTGCATATATGTCATTCGAGACTCTATCAACGGCATAAGCTAAATAGGAAGAAGATTCATCAATTCTTTTTAAAGTCACCCAGTTTTTACCCCCATCAGTACTTTTGTAAATATTAGAATGGTCGCCAGCATACATAATATTATCAAATATCTCTAATTGAAATGCGTTCCTAAAAGTCATAGTAGAAACAAATTCCCAAGTTTTAGAATTGTCAGAACTTTTAAATAAATTATTCCCAGAATCTGTTAGATAAATATCTTCTGTATCATAATTAGACCAAATCTTACTATTCTTGTAATCTATTTTTGGAAAATAAACAATAACAGCATTTCCATATGATGTTCCTGCACTATTTGTAGCGTAAGCTCTAACAAAGTATCTCGAACCAGCTGTTAAATTATTAATAGTACTAGTAAATTTGCCAAGCCCAGTCCCTTCACTTGTGAAATTGTTAAATGTTGTCGGATCTGGGCTAGTGCTCCAACATAATCCACGAGATGTAACTTCAAAACCATTTCCATTAGTTACATTGCCTTCAATAATTGCTGAATTTGAAAAAATCCTAATAATATTTAATGTTTCAACAACTGGAATTGGCTCTTTAGCGAAATTAAGAAACTCTAAAACATATTTTTCAAAATCAGGAATTGAAACTGCAGATCCAATTTCATTATAACGATTCAATAAGTTAGTTCTTGTTTTTGAAAGGCTAATTTGGGCCGTAGATTTCACTAAGCTTTTAATAATCTCTTTATCATCTAATTTTCCATCTAATCTTATATCATTTGAAATATTAGCTAAGAGTTCCGTTAATTGACCTACACTTCTATTTCCTTGAAGTATGATTGAAATTGCTAATAACATAGCGTTTTCTTTATTATCAATAGATATATTAAGAGATTCCGAATCTTGCATCTGAGTATTTATAAAACCAAAAACAGATAATATCTCCACTTGTGCTTGGCTTTTTGACTCTTTGAAGCTCTTGCCCTGACTTATTAAATATTCAGTGCGTTTTTTTTCTAAATGAGTTAATACATTTACATTCACACTAGATTTATCCTTTAAATCTGATATCGCATATAGATTTAATTGTCCATCCGAAATACCACCGCTGACTTCATTGAAATAATAGCCATTAGCAGATATCTCTACATAGTCAGATGTAAGTGTTACATTTTTTAATTCAAAAGATCCTGAAATAGTTTCTATTTGAGAATTAAAAACCGTACCAGTTTGTTGATAAGAAGAATTCAGTGCAAATAACGAAATTGATGTTCCATTCACAAATGGTCCTTTCTGTACAAAACCTTTGATGTTTTTAACCACAGAATTAACAGAAGAATTATCGTCTGAACAACTTAACATCAAAAATCCCCCTAAAATAAATAAGCATAAAAATTTTTTCATAAAATGTGTGATTTATTTAAACCCTATCTAAACTAAATAAAACTACTTGGAACATGTTTTTCCGCATGAGTTAATTTATATTTTGGCTGTAATAGTTGCTGTAAATAGAGACTTTTTTTATCTATTCCACAATACCCACTTTTAGTGATATTTTAATTATTTCATAATTCCTTATAAATTAAATTCACTTCATAACCTTACTGTACATTAAAAATAATTTATTTTAAAAAAGGGTTGCCTTTTTAGGAAACAAAGAGCCTTTTAAGTGATAAATAAGATTTTCGAGTTACTTACTTAAAAACGAATATTAAGTCTAATAAACACAATCTTTATTATAGCTTTTAATGACTGTGAATACTTTAGAATAGCATTAACAAGATGAAATATTTGCATTTTAAACAATAACACACCCCTAACCCCTCTCAAGAGGGGAATTCGCCCCCGTTAATATTTAACCTTTAGTTGTTTATTAAGTAAATAAGTCGATAAGATTTAAACAACAAAAACCCCCGACGATGTCGGGGGTTTTTAAACTTAGTTAGCTTCTAATTAAAAGAAACCCATAGGTTTTTTGTCGTAAGAGATCAACATGTTTTTTACAACACGGTAATGATCTAAAGCCATTTTATGGTTTTCGCGACCAAATCCTGATTCTTTAACACCACCAAAAGGAGCGTGAGCAGGATAAGTATGGTATTGGTTTACCCAAACTCTACCAGCTTGAATAGCACGTGGAACTTGGAATAATTCGTGAGCGTCACGAGACCAAACACCTGCACCTAAACCGTAAGGAGTATCGTTTGCGATTGCAATAGCTTCTTCAGTAGAACTGAATGTTGTTAAGGCTACAACTGGTCCAAAAATTTCTTCTTGAAAAACACGCATATCGTTTGTTCCTTTCAATACTGTTGGTTGGATGTAATATCCTTCAGAAAGCTCACCTTCGTAGTTACCAGCGTCTCCACCAGCTAATACTAATGCACCTTCTTCTTTACCAATATTGATATAGTTAAGAATTTTTTCATATTGAGGCTTAGAAACTTGAGATCCAATCATTGTTTCTGGATCTAATGGATTACCCGTTTTGATAGCTCCCAAACGTTCTTGCATTCTTGCGATAAAATCCTCAGCTATATCTTCGTGTACTAAAATACGAGATGGAGCTGTACAAATTTCACCTTGGTTAAGTGCGAACATTAACGCTCCTTCAATAGCTTTGCTATAGAATTCATCGTCTTGATCTGCTACTGATGGGAAGAAAATATTTGGAGATTTCCCACCTAATTCCATAGTTACTGGAATAATGTTTTCGGCTGCATTGTGTAATACTTTACGTCCTGTTTCAGTAGAACCAGTAAATGAAAGTTTAGCAATACGCTTAGATGTAGCTAAAGCTGCACCAGCTTCTGCACCAAAACCAGTTACTATGTTCAATACACCTGGAGGTAAAATGTCACCTATAAGTTCCATTAAAGCGATAACACTAGTAGGAGTTTGTTCTGCTGGCTTAACAACTGCAGTACAACCTGCTGCTAAAGCTGGAGCTATTTTCCAAGCTAGCATTAACATTGGGAAGTTCCAAGGAATGATTTCACCAACTACTCCAATAGGTTCGTGCAATACGATACTTACTGTGTTTTTATCATGCTCCGAAATACTTCCTTCATCTGCACGGATAACACCTGCGAAATAACGGAAGTGATCAATACAGTAAGGAATATCTGCTGCACGAGACTCACGGATTGGTTTACCGTTGTCAATGGTTTCTAAAGTTGCTAGGTATTCGAAGTTGTCTTCCATTACTTGAGCAATTTTCAATAAAGCATTACTACGTTCTGTAGCTGAAGAAGTACTCCATGATGGGAACGCTTCGTGTGCTGCATCAAGTGCAAGATCAATATCTTCTTGTGTTGAACGAGCTGCTTGAGTAAATACTTTTCCGTCTACTGGAGATACATTGTCAAAATATTGTCCTTTTACGGGAGCTACGAATTTACCGCCAATAAAGTTCCCGTATCTTTCTTTGAATACAGGTTTTGTTACATTTGCCATAATTATTTATTTAATTTTAATTCTTAGTTAATGCTTGCGAAAACAAGCGTTGTGTAATTACAGTGCAAATGTACGCCAGCAACAAGCCTTCCTATTTATTGATTCGGCTCAATAACTTATGAAATCAGGTCAATGTGATTGTTTAGTCTAAAAATAAGCAAGTCAACATATTCAACTATTTGATTTTCATTGTTTTAATTAATTTGTTTTTTAATTCGAAATGAATACTGGACTAATTATAGCCGTTACTCAATCAATCATATTGAAGAGAGACTTAGTTTGGGTTACTCTTAGTTGATAAAACATAAAGACTCACCTATCAAACCAAAAAAATATTGCCAAAACCTATTTACTAAGAGAATAAAAAAACAAAAGATTCTAATTACAGAGAGATTAAAATATGTTGAATCGCGTTAAATAGATTTTACACAAAACACATTATAGAAATAGCCCTCGTATTATGGAAAGTATGCTTATCGCATCCATAGTACAAGGGCTACTTTATTTTACCAAAAACATCTCTGAATGTCACATATAAAATTTCAAAATATCTATTGGTTAAGAGATCAGTTTTTTTTGACTTTACAATTATAAGAAATTATGAATTCTTCAAATATCCATTTGGATTTATCACAAACTTCTTAGAAGAACCATCACTAAATGATTTGTAAGCATCTACACCTCCTTGAATTGGCACAACCGCAATATTCATTACAGATTGCACATCGATTCGATTCCAAAGAATTGCTTGCATCAAATCATAACTATAATTCATTACTGGAGCCATTCCAGTTGTCAAAGTCAAGGATTTAACCCATGCCTGCCCAAGAATTAGATCAAGCGTCCCATTTTTTGCACGCACTAGATCACTTCCTGGATCACTACCCACGTAAATTCCTGGGATTCCAATACTTCCTCCAGCTCGAGTAACATCCATAACATCATTTAAGGCTGTCTCAGGCATTTCTTTATTCGCGTTTTCACCATGTCCGTGGGCTTCATAACCTACTGCATCAACACCACAATCAACATGAGGAACACCTAGAATCGCTTCAATTTTATCTTTTAACGAACCTGATGTCGAAAGATCGATTGTTTCATAACCCGCTTTTTTAAGAACATCTAAACGTTCTTTATTTTGATCACCTACTATAACACAAGCTGCTCCTAGTAAACGAGCTGACATAGCCGCAGCTCGACCAACAGGTCCAGCGCCAGCAATATAAACAGTTGATCCTGGTTTTACCTTCGCTGAAACACAACCATGATAACCAGTCGGTAAGATATCTGAAAGAAATGCCAGATCGAGCATGCGCTCTAGCGCCTGATCTCTGTCTGGGAATTTTAATAAAGCAAAATCAGCATAGGGAACTAAACAGTATTGAGACTGTCCGCCTTGCCATCCACCTAAATCAAAACCATAGGCGCCAACTGGCGCTTGATCGTTTACGGTTTCACAAACTTCAGGATGCTGTGTCTTACAGCTTCTACAGCGTCCACAAGAAACGTTAAACGGGACAGATACAATATCGCCCACCGCTAAATGCAGCACATCACGACCAATTTCAATAATCTCTCCTGTAATCTCATGCCCGAGAACCGTTCCTGCAGGAACATCAAAACGCCCGCGGTAAATGTGCTGATCACTACCACAAATATTTGTAGCAATAACTTTTACAATAACTGCATGTTCAAGGATTTTTCCTTTAAATTCTCTTTTCGGAATAGGCATATCAACCATTTCTAGATCCCACGGACCTGCATACGTAATACTAAGATTTGTACTCATAACTTTAAAATTTAAATTTGTATAATTTTATTCTGTATAGGGTCAAATACCCTGAGGCTTGCCTCTTTCGAAAAAAATACTGATCCTTGGCCGCTAGCCTAAGTATCCAAATCCATAAGAGCCATAACGTTTCGTTGTTGCTGTCTAATATTGTTTGTTCAACAAGCATCAAAAAAACATTCGTTCAATCTTCCAAGTAAAGAATAGTGCAAAAATCCTTGTGTAATATGCAGGTATAGAACAAGGAGGTGAATAAGCGATTACCTGAAATCAACTACGTTTATTCTGATTCAATATTAATTCTTCGAGGTGTAGAGAATTATTTACTTTTGTTTGAATAATAGCCTTTTCGAAATAAAAACCAACATCTAAAAATCCAAATCATAGGCTGTCGAATTATTAAAAACTATCATAAAAACAGTTTCACAAATTAGAAACAAATCTCTAAATCAATATCTTATGTAGCTAATTTACAATGTATTATGTGTAAAAAAAAACAGTGTTAAATTATTCTTTAAACTGATATTTAACACCTCTATTTAGATTTATAAGAGGTATTAAGTCCTCTTTGCAAATAGTAACCATGACACTACTGTTGAAAGTTTAGATTTTGAATAATAAAAAACCTCAGGAGAGGTTTTTTGAATTTCATTTTTAACAAGCAGAATGAGACCGGTAAAAGCACCTAAATGTGGTAATTGCTAAACATAGATGGAGACCTCGTCCAGTGCTCAACGTTAGGTAATAGTCGAAAAACAAAAAAGAAAGTAGCTAAATTAACTGACTGCCGATAAACATATTCTTATCTCTAAAGTCAAAGTGAGATAGCATTAATCTTGGGTCGATAGTTAAAATAATTCATTAGAGTAGAGAACCTGTGATTACTCCTGCTCATAGGCGATTTCCATAATTTCAAAAATCCTATCTTCCTTCGCAAGCTTTAATATAGCCTTGTCACCAACTTTTTTGTTGATCAATAGTTTAGCAATCGGAGAAATAAATGAGATTTTCCCTTTCGAAATATCAGCTTCATCTACACCTACAATTTGATAGTTCTGAAGTTTTGTGTTATTGCCAATTTTTAAACTCACTAAGGCACCAAAGCGAATTTCATTTTTCGGTTGTGTTTTTAAATCTACTATTTTAGCAGTAGCTATTCGATTGTTTAACAATTGTAATTTTGCACTAATATGGTTTACTGCAATTCGCCTTTCATTTTCATTTGAATTTTCCAGGTTTTCTCTATCATTAATCAATTCTTGTTTTTCATTCAAAAGCTGATCCATACCAGATTGAGTAACATAATTTGTCACTCCTTCTGGCAAATCTGCTCTTGGCGGCACGATAGGAATTTCTTCCTGATCGTCCTCTTTTACAAATCCTCTACTCATGATTTACTTTATTTTAATAACAACTTTTCCTTTGGTTCGCCCATTTTTAACATAAAGCAAAGCACCAAGCGTGTCATTTAAAGGAAACACTTTGTCAATTTTTGTTTTGATTTTTCCTGATTCTACAAGTTTGGTAATTTCATTGAGTTGTTTTGCGTTAGCTCGCATAAATACCAAACTGTAATAAGCTGATTTTTGCTTAATCTGTTTTGTTATTTTTCGCCTTTTCCAAGCTAAAAATAACTGAGCAATTTTATTGAGCTTCATTCGGTTTGCAGTCTCTTTATCTACAGTACCAACAAGTGTTATCACTTTTCCACCATCTTTTATCACAGTGAAGGCCTCCTCAGTATATTGATTTCCAAGTGTATCCAAAACCATATCTACATCTTGAACAATCGCCGCATAATCAACCGTTTTATAGTCAATAACAACATCTGCTCCAAGCTCTTTTACCCATCCAATATTTTCTGTACTTGTGGTTGTGTACACGTAAGCACCAATAGATTTTGCATATTGAATGGCAAATGAACCCACGCCACCAGATCCTGCGTGAATCAAAACCTTATCACCAGCTTTAAGCTTACCTCGTTTCAAGGCTTGTATGGCTGTAAGTCCAACTAATGGTAAACTGGCAGCTTCCTCAAAAGTAATATTCTTAGGTTTTAGACTTATGATATTCTGATTTACAGCCACAAATTCTGTAAATGTCCCCTGCTTATTAACCTTTGAAAACACTTCATCTCCGATATTGAAATTAGTTACATTCTCACCTTTTTCCACAATAATTCCACTAACATCATATCCTAATGTTGCGGGCAATTGAAAAGTACTTACGCTTTTTAACTTTCCTTCAATTACTTTAATATCTAAAGGGTTCACGCCAGCAGCATAAATTTCAATTAGTACTTCATCTTTTTCAATGATAGGTTTTTCAATTTCAGAAGTTATTATGTTTTTTGAAATATCTCCGTAACCAACGAATTGAATTGCTTTCATATTCTGTTATTTTTTAATGTTTGTGCTTTCTTCTTTATTCAGTTTTAGAAATTTTAAACCAAGAGCCAAAAGAACAATTGAAATAGGAAGTATTACAATTTCCCATTTAAGGTTATCGATATTCACAAAGACTACCTCAAGAAATTTCACAAAAAGAATAATGACAATTACTTCGGCGAGCACATTTTTTAGATGACCAATATTTGGTGTTTTTATCCATTTTAGCACGTTTTTTTCGTCGTCATATTTTTTGTTTGAAATAAATAAGGTGTAAACACCATGTGCGAAAATGAAAAGTACCAAGGCTATTAAAAACGTATCTAAAGATTTTATAAGATAAGTAGTTGCTATATCTGCTGGATGTAGATGTGCCTTATCTTCTGGAATATAATTGAAGATGACCACTCTAAATGCATTCATGGTTTTTAAAGCACCTACTACAAAAAGTAGTAAAGAACCAAGTAGTGAGCCTATGATTGCTGTCCAGCTTACATAACGAAATAAAAAGAATATTTTTTTCATAATTATAAAGTTAATTAAAATCTTTTATTTAGACTATGATTAAAAGAATAAAACCCCGGAATTTCCGGGGTTTTTATTATAAACTTATGTTATAAAGTTTTAATTAAAAGAAACCCATAGGTTTTTTGTCGTAAGAGATCAACATGTTTTTTACAACACGGTAATGATCTAAAGCCATTTTATGGTTTTCACGACCAAATCCTGATTCTTTAACACCACCAAAAGGCGCGTGAGCAGGATAAGTATGGTATTGGTTTACCCAAACTCTACCAGCTTGAATAGCACGTGGAACTTGGAATAATTCGTGAGCGTCACGAGACCAAACACCTGCGCCTAAACCGTAAGGAGTATCGTTTGCGATTGCAATAGCTTCTTCAGTAGAACTGAATGTTGTTAAGGCTACAACTGGTCCAAAAATTTCTTCTTGAAAAACACGCATATCGTTTGTTCCTTTCAATACTGTTGGTTGGATGTAATATCCTTCAGAAAGCTCACCTTCGTAGTTACCAGCGTCTCCACCAGCTAATACTAATGCACCTTCTTCTTTACCAATATTGATATAGTTAAGAATTTTTTCATATTGAGGCTTAGAAACTTGAGATCCAATCATTGTTTCTGGATCTAATGGGTTACCCGTTTTGATAGCCCCCAAACGTTCTTGCATTCTTCCGATAAAATCGTCAGCAATATCTTCGTGAACTAAAATACGAGATGGAGCTGTACAAATTTCTCCTTGGTTAAGTGCGAACATTAACGCTCCTTCGATAGCTTTGCTATAGAAATCATCGTCTTGGTCTGCTACTGATGGGAAGAAAATGTTTGGAGATTTTCCACCTAATTCCATAGTTACTGGAATAATGTTTTCTGCTGCATTGTGTAATACTTTACGCCCTGTTTCTGTTGAACCAGTAAATGAAAGTTTTGCAATACGCTTAGATGTAGCTAAAGCTGCACCAGCTTCTGCACCAAAACCAGTTACTATGTTCAATACACCTGGAGGTAAAATGTCACCTATAAGTTCCATTAATGCGATTACACTTGTTGGGGTTTGTTCAGCCGGTTTAACGACCGCAGTACAACCTGCTGCTAAA includes the following:
- a CDS encoding GreA/GreB family elongation factor, with product MSRGFVKEDDQEEIPIVPPRADLPEGVTNYVTQSGMDQLLNEKQELINDRENLENSNENERRIAVNHISAKLQLLNNRIATAKIVDLKTQPKNEIRFGALVSLKIGNNTKLQNYQIVGVDEADISKGKISFISPIAKLLINKKVGDKAILKLAKEDRIFEIMEIAYEQE
- a CDS encoding 6-carboxytetrahydropterin synthase — encoded protein: MSNIRITKQFNFETGHALYGYDGKCKNVHGHSYKLSVTVIGSPITDRSNVKFGMVIDFSDLKKIVKEEIVDQFDHATVFNETTPHVELAMELKTRGHHVILVDYQPTSENMVIDFSKRIISRLPLGIKLFSLKLQETESSFAEWYASDNINELL
- a CDS encoding aldehyde dehydrogenase family protein — its product is MANVTKPVFKERYGNFIGGKFVAPVKGQYFDNVSPVDGKVFTQAARSTQEDIDLALDAAHEAFPSWSTSSATERSNALLKIAQVMEDNFEYLATLETIDNGKPIRESRAADIPYCIDHFRYFAGVIRADEGSISEHDKNTVSIVLHEPIGVVGEIIPWNFPMLMLAWKIAPALAAGCTAVVKPAEQTPTSVIALMELIGDILPPGVLNIVTGFGAEAGAALATSKRIAKLSFTGSTETGRKVLHNAAENIIPVTMELGGKSPNIFFPSVADQDDEFYSKAIEGALMFALNQGEICTAPSRILVHEDIAEDFIARMQERLGAIKTGNPLDPETMIGSQVSKPQYEKILNYINIGKEEGALVLAGGDAGNYEGELSEGYYIQPTVLKGTNDMRVFQEEIFGPVVALTTFSSTEEAIAIANDTPYGLGAGVWSRDAHELFQVPRAIQAGRVWVNQYHTYPAHAPFGGVKESGFGRENHKMALDHYRVVKNMLISYDKKPMGFF
- a CDS encoding enoyl-CoA hydratase/isomerase family protein → MNVQDINGTLTTTINNNIATVEFGHPASNSFPRRQLDLLTAEFQKLNNDQDVSVIVLRSVGSGAFCAGASFDELLAVSNQVEGTAFFSGFAHLINAMRSCSKIIIGRIHGKTVGGGVGIASACDYAFATVDSAIKLSELAIGIGPFVIEPAVSRKIGKTAMSEMSLAAHEWKSAAWANEKGLYARVLKDQEEMDIELEKFTSKLASYNPEALIEMKRVIWEGTSHWDTLLLERAAVSGQLVLSDFTKNALNQFKK
- a CDS encoding UDP-2,3-diacylglucosamine diphosphatase; this translates as MQLSNNKKIYFASDQHFGAPTAELSFPREQKFVAWLDEVKKDAEAIFLLGDLFDFWFEYKTVVPKGFVRVLGKLAEIRDSGIPIYFFVGNHDLWMEDYFQKELNIPVYHDNKEFTFNGKTFLIGHGDGKGPGDMGYKRMKKVFTNPISKWFFRWMHPDIGVRLAQYLSVKNKLISGDEDVTFLGEDNEWLILYAKRKLETKHYNYFVFGHRHLPMKLSVGENSEYVNLGDWIGYFTYGVFDGETFEIKKFER
- a CDS encoding NADP-dependent oxidoreductase, which gives rise to MKAIQFVGYGDISKNIITSEIEKPIIEKDEVLIEIYAAGVNPLDIKVIEGKLKSVSTFQLPATLGYDVSGIIVEKGENVTNFNIGDEVFSKVNKQGTFTEFVAVNQNIISLKPKNITFEEAASLPLVGLTAIQALKRGKLKAGDKVLIHAGSGGVGSFAIQYAKSIGAYVYTTTSTENIGWVKELGADVVIDYKTVDYAAIVQDVDMVLDTLGNQYTEEAFTVIKDGGKVITLVGTVDKETANRMKLNKIAQLFLAWKRRKITKQIKQKSAYYSLVFMRANAKQLNEITKLVESGKIKTKIDKVFPLNDTLGALLYVKNGRTKGKVVIKIK
- a CDS encoding alcohol dehydrogenase catalytic domain-containing protein gives rise to the protein MSTNLSITYAGPWDLEMVDMPIPKREFKGKILEHAVIVKVIATNICGSDQHIYRGRFDVPAGTVLGHEITGEIIEIGRDVLHLAVGDIVSVPFNVSCGRCRSCKTQHPEVCETVNDQAPVGAYGFDLGGWQGGQSQYCLVPYADFALLKFPDRDQALERMLDLAFLSDILPTGYHGCVSAKVKPGSTVYIAGAGPVGRAAAMSARLLGAACVIVGDQNKERLDVLKKAGYETIDLSTSGSLKDKIEAILGVPHVDCGVDAVGYEAHGHGENANKEMPETALNDVMDVTRAGGSIGIPGIYVGSDPGSDLVRAKNGTLDLILGQAWVKSLTLTTGMAPVMNYSYDLMQAILWNRIDVQSVMNIAVVPIQGGVDAYKSFSDGSSKKFVINPNGYLKNS
- a CDS encoding YqhA family protein — encoded protein: MKKIFFLFRYVSWTAIIGSLLGSLLLFVVGALKTMNAFRVVIFNYIPEDKAHLHPADIATTYLIKSLDTFLIALVLFIFAHGVYTLFISNKKYDDEKNVLKWIKTPNIGHLKNVLAEVIVIILFVKFLEVVFVNIDNLKWEIVILPISIVLLALGLKFLKLNKEESTNIKK